AGTCATGGCCTCGTGAATCTCTCATCAATCTCTTCGTATGTGGCAACGTACCTTTGTTCCTCCTCATCCTTTGCACAGATCTACGAAGGTGCGGACAATGTGCTGATGAAGCGTCTGCAAGCGCTAAGGACGGAAATGCGCGCGAGAACCTCGACGCAGAGTGCCGAACTTGATGCGTATCTGGTACCGATGTACGACGAGCATCAGTCCCAGTACCTGATGGAGGCGGATCAGCGCATTCGGTTTCTGACCGGGTTCACCGGTACGATCGGGGAGGCCGTCGTGCTGATGCGTTCAGCTGCGATCTGGACGGACGATCGCTATATCGAGCAGGCGGATCAGGAGCTAAATTGTGCCTGGCGACTGTTCCGCACCGGTGAACGACCAACCGTCGCCGAATATCTGCTCTCGGAACTGTCGCCGGAGGCAAGAGTGGGCGCAGATCCGCAGCTTGTGCCGCACCATGCGTGGAAAGCGCTGGAAACAGAGCTAAGTGCGGACTACATACGGATGGTGCCGATTAACCGCAATCTGGTGGATATGATTTGGGGTGGACGTCGTCCAGCGCCACGGTCTGGTGCCATCAAGGTACATCCGGTACGGTTCGCTGGCGAGCGGTGGGACAGCAAGGTAGCGAGGCTGCGTGCCAACCTGACGGCTATGCGATGCGACGGCATGATCGTGACCTCGCTGACCGAGGTGGCGTACTTGCTGAACTTGCGCGGTAGCGATATCCCTCACGTGCCTGTGTTCAAGGCGTATCTATTGGTAACGCACCGAGAGCTGCTGCTGTACACCAACACGAGCCGGGAGACGCTTGGCTTGAAGAACCACTTGAAGGCTCACTCCTGCCACAACGAGAACTGTGTACAGCTGCGCGACTACGGCGATGTGTGGCGCGATTTGCGCACTCTGGCACAGCACTGGCACCGGCTGCTGGTGCCCGGTGCCGTCGTCTTCGACACCGGAGCCTCTGAAGCCATACATGCGACCCTGCCACGGAACATCGTGTTCGAGCGACCGTCGCCGATTATCTTTCTGCGTGCGCAAAAGAACCAAGTGGAACGGCAAGGCATGCGGCAGGCCCACATCCGGGACGGTGTGGCCATGTGCGAAGTGTTGAGTCGGCTGGAGGAGCGGGTGAGTAGACACGGGTGTGCGCTGCCGTATCTGCGTCAATTaagatttaatttatttctataATTAAGGCTAGTGGTGCACATATTTCAAGTAATTCTATCGGGTTTACATTACAGTATGACATCCACTGTTCTTGACCGTCATTGTTTCAAGGGTCTTTTTGCATCATAAATCAATAAAGATGACTAATTAAAGGGGTGATCTTTAGCTCATACGTGTCAAGTAAATTAAAGTGGAAGCAATTGGGCTTAAACCTACGCAGGTGTAAAATCTGACAATGTGCTAAAattcacacaatcacacaatgTAGACAGATGATAATGTTATTCTAATATCGTAGCTTCCATTGGATGATCATCGTTATTGTGTGAAACCTTTTTAGCATGCAATAGTAGTTCCCTACCATTATCGATTGCTGGTTTATGACGCTCTGCTTAAGTAGCATCTTTATCTCGGTAGTCAACAATGTACTCTAACAACTTAGTACCTCCTTCTCTCCCTCAGTTTATTGCCGGTGATCACATCACGGAGATGTCACTGGCACGCGAAATCGACCACGCCCGCAAGACGCAAAACAACTCGGAGGGAATCGCCTTCCCAACGAGCGTTGCCTACGGTGTACACTCCAGTATGCCCAACTATACACCCTCGAATCGTACGAATATCGAGCTGTCGGAGGGTATGGTGCTGATCGATTCTGGTGGCCAGTACGAGGACGGTACGACGGAAGTGTCCCGTACGCTTCATCTCGGTGAACCGACAGCGGAACAAATCCGGGCCTATACGAACGTGCTGATCGGTATGATACGATTGTCCATGCTGACGTTCCCGGAGAATCTAAAACCTGCCGAGCTGGATGCACTGGCCCGTGGACCAGTCTGGGGCTCGATGAACGACTATCCGCACGGGACCGGTCATGGTATCGGATCTTACTCGTCTGTTCGGGAATGTAAGTTGAATTTGTTCAAGGTCTTGGACACCTTGATCTATGGGAATTAATTAAACATCTGATCTGCTTTTTAGCTCCTATCAGCATTTCCTACACGGCCAAACAGAGGTTTACCTTCAAGGAGGGATACTTTTTCTCGAATGGTATAAATGAATATTCTGATCTGATGTCATCGTGAATCAAATGACATTAAAATATTCTGATTTTCAGAACCTGGTTACTATAAAAATGGGGCCTTCGGCATTCGACTCGAGAATGTCCTTGAAGTTGTAGACACGGCCAAGATGCATCCAACGGGATACAAATTCCTTGCCTTCCAAGACGTAACACTAGTCCCGTTCGAACAGAAAATGATCGATCGAACTTTACTCAGTGTGCCTGAGgttggttttaattttacaGTGAATTTGCAGCAAAAACTTAAAATGTTCGtataatttcccttttttgtagaAAAAGTGGTTGAACGATTATAACGCACGCATCCGGCAGCACGTTGGAAGTGAACTGAAACGAAAGCACAAAATGGACGCCTTCTACTGGATGATGAACAAAACCCGACATGTGCCAGAGTATGTGACGGAGGCAGATTACAACGGTGTCGCCACCACCCGGCACGATCATTTGTCGATCGCTGGTGCTCTAACGATCGGTTTCCTACTAACACGATTCGTTCTCAACTGAAACTGTTTGCCATACTGTCAGTGTGTCTCAGACACGCTGAAACGGTGCCATTAAATGTTCCATATATATCAACTACACCCCAACAATAATTGCTGCTGGGAGAagcaattcaaatttaaattcattcgAATCAATACACGGCGGGATcagtttttggtttgatttgtgaatgATTTTTGTCTCGAGACCAATCGGCACCCTTCTCTGAACATATAAACCAACTACCGAGTATATCGGCAAACGGCGCACAATTGCACCAAACAGTTACGAGCGTATTAAAAACCAATTTAAAGTTAAATTATTTACACCGCTTAGATGTTAGCCATGACAAGAATGGAAGGCTTCCGGGAAGATAAAAGCTtctgcgagaaagagtgatattttatttattctgttTCATCCATCGCGAACAAACTAAGCACTAAGAATTGTATGTTTAACGATGTAATACAACAATAAACTAGTCTACCGAACAAAAGCGCCTATTTGTTTATATAGATCGTGAAAAAGGGGTGGCGTGcatgagcttttttttacttttttaacgTTTAAAATAACTGTTTCCCGCGAAGCAATGGACCAGCATGGTAGCAGAAACAGTTACTCAAAAAGTAAGTACAATATCCGCTCCTGGATCGAGACAGCTGTGCGGACCATTGTATGAACAAGACAGAACCTGGCACATTGCTTGAATTGGGATAAGTTGCAGTTCTAAGAGCGGTATGCGTAGGAGATCGATTCCAGGCCCGCTAAAAGTTCAGTATCAGTTGCAGAAATGGTATGGGTTGGGTAGGTCCACCAAGTTCCAGGGTAGGTATGTGTTGAGTATCAGTTACAGGTTCATTATGAG
This is a stretch of genomic DNA from Anopheles merus strain MAF chromosome 2R, AmerM5.1, whole genome shotgun sequence. It encodes these proteins:
- the LOC121588970 gene encoding xaa-Pro aminopeptidase 1; translation: MQRRKIGFQAGLGSILVLGTLLAMVGQSIANEFQGIRRSKCQQSRDRTQIYEGADNVLMKRLQALRTEMRARTSTQSAELDAYLVPMYDEHQSQYLMEADQRIRFLTGFTGTIGEAVVLMRSAAIWTDDRYIEQADQELNCAWRLFRTGERPTVAEYLLSELSPEARVGADPQLVPHHAWKALETELSADYIRMVPINRNLVDMIWGGRRPAPRSGAIKVHPVRFAGERWDSKVARLRANLTAMRCDGMIVTSLTEVAYLLNLRGSDIPHVPVFKAYLLVTHRELLLYTNTSRETLGLKNHLKAHSCHNENCVQLRDYGDVWRDLRTLAQHWHRLLVPGAVVFDTGASEAIHATLPRNIVFERPSPIIFLRAQKNQVERQGMRQAHIRDGVAMCEVLSRLEERFIAGDHITEMSLAREIDHARKTQNNSEGIAFPTSVAYGVHSSMPNYTPSNRTNIELSEGMVLIDSGGQYEDGTTEVSRTLHLGEPTAEQIRAYTNVLIGMIRLSMLTFPENLKPAELDALARGPVWGSMNDYPHGTGHGIGSYSSVRESPISISYTAKQRFTFKEGYFFSNEPGYYKNGAFGIRLENVLEVVDTAKMHPTGYKFLAFQDVTLVPFEQKMIDRTLLSVPEKKWLNDYNARIRQHVGSELKRKHKMDAFYWMMNKTRHVPEYVTEADYNGVATTRHDHLSIAGALTIGFLLTRFVLN